Genomic window (Kaistia defluvii):
CGGACGCGAGAGAGCTGAAGACAGCCCCTGACTCCGCAAATCTGCCCGGCCCATTACGCGTGCAGAGTGACCCAGCCCCAATCCCGCAAAGTCGCCGGCTTTCACGCACCACGACAGCCGCGCAGCTGCCCCATGTCCACGCCCCCATCGACGAGGGCACACGCGTCCGGCGGGGCGGCCGTCGGTCGCGGAGGGAGTCGAACGCTTGTTGCCAAGCCCACCAGCATGGACGACTGAACTTGCAGCAGCCCGCGTCGCAACACCGCGAGGTATCAATTGGCCTGGCACGCCTTCACCCCGCCCCCGCCCCCAAACCCCGTAGCCGTCGCAGGGGCGCGAGGCCTTGGCGGGGCTGGCTTTTGGGAGTCCGGGGCGGGCGGTTTCGCTTGACAGATGGGGGCTCGTCCCTATAAGTGCGCCCGGAATGGCGGCGTGGCTTTCGGCTGCGCCATTTCCATTTCAATGAACCCTGACTGAAGAAGCGGACCCTTCGAGGTCACGCTGAACAACTGGATAGAACAATGTTCGCAGTCATCAAAACGGGTGGCAAGCAGTACTCGGTTGCCGCCAATGACGAACTGGAAGTCGAGCTGCTCGAAGGAGCGCCCGGCGATATGGTTACCTTCGGCGAGATTCTCCTCGTCGGCGGCGAAGCCGGCGTCACCATCGGTGCCCCCTTCGTCGAAGGCGCCTCGGTCTCGGCCGAGATCATCGACCAGATGCGCACGCGCAAGATCCTGGTCTTCAAGAAGCGCCGCCGTCAGAATTCGAAGCGCAGCCGCGGCCATCGCCAGCACCTGACCATTGTCCGGATCACCGAGATCCTGACCAATGGCGCCAAGGCGTCCGGCAAGAAGGCCCCCAAGGCCAAGGTTGCCAAGGCTGCAGCACCCGCGACCGACACGGCTCCGGCCGCTCTCGTCAGCGGCGGGCTCGACAGCTCCAACCTCTCGCTGATCTCGGGCATCGGCCCGACCATCGAGAAGAAGCTGCGCGCCGCCGGCATCACCAGCTGGGAGCAGATTGCTGCCTGGACCGATGCCGACATCGCCAAGTATGATGAAGAGCTCGCCCTGCGTGGCCGGGTTGTTCGCGAAGAGTGGGTCCAGCAGGCCTCTGAGCTTCTCGCCGGCAAGCCGCCGCGCGCCAAGATCGACCAGGCAGAGCTGAAGTCTGGCGAAGATCGCTGAGCCGCGCTTTCTAGCGCGCCCCTAACAACGGATCGGGAGTTCGATCATGGCACACAAAAAGGCAGGCGGTTCCTCGCGCAACGGTCGCGATTCCGCGGGTCGACGCCTCGGCGTCAAGAAGTTCGGCGGCGAAGCCGTCATCTCGGGCAACATCATCCTGCGCCAGCGCGGGACGCAGTGGCATCCGGGCACCGGAGTTGGCCTCGGCAAGGATCACACGATCTTCGCTACCGAGGAGGGATTCGTATCCTTCCGTCGTAAAGCCAATGGCCGCACCTACGTATCCGTCGTCGCTCCGGCGGCGCTGGAGGCTGCAGAATAACCGGCTTTCATTCGGGAACGCCGGCGTCGCATCGACCCGGCCGACCGTGACGGTCAGAAGACAGGGGAGATGGGACACCATCTCCCCTTTTCTTTTGGCCCGACCGGGAGGCACCAATGCGGGACCAGGATTCGGAAGACACGCTCGACGACGAAGAACGGACCGTCCTGACCGCGCGGCTCGCGCTGCGTCGGCCCAGGACGGAAGATGCGGCGGTTCTCGCCGCAGCGATCGACAACCCGCGCGTGGCGATGAACCTCGTCAGCGTGCCGCATCCCTATCGCCGCGCCGATGCGGAGGCCTGGATCCAGCAGGGCCGCAATTCGGCCTTCGGCCACGCGCATATTGCGGTGTCGCAGGGCGATGGCAGCCTGCTCGGGGCCAGCTTCCACCGGCCGAGCGCGACGCGTCCCGACGGTCATGACCTGTCCTTCTGGGTGGCGGAGCGGTTCTGGGGCCAGGGTTTCGGCACCGAGATCGCGCACGCGACGATCGACCATGCCTTTGGCGCAGGCGGGGTCGAGCGGCTCTGGTGCGCGGTGCGGGTGACGAACGGCCCCGCCCGCCGCGTGGCGGAAAAGTGCGGCTTCCAGTTCCGCGATACCGGCATGGTGCGCTCGCTGTCAGCGCGCGGTTCCGTTCCGGTCGAGCATTTCGTGCTCGAACGCCGGGTCTGGCAGAGCCTGAAGGCCTGGGGTCGCCCGACCCATGGCGACGGTGCCGCGACCTTCCTGTGGCCCCGCCCCTTGCAGGAGGAGGGCGAGCGATGATGACGATACGAGCGATGCTGCCCGAGAAGACGATCCAGACCGCCAACCTGCTGCTGCGCCCGCTGCGGCCCGGCGATGCCGCGGCCATTGTCGCCGGCCTCGACGATTTCGAGGTCACGCGATGGCTGGCGCGGGTTCCCTATCCCTATACCCACGACGAGGCCGAACGCTTCCTCGCCTGGGAACGGTCGCAGCGCCCGGTCAGCGCCGAGCAGGTCTACGCGATCGATCGCGATGGCATGATCGGATTGATCTCGCTGCGCGACGCCGGTCCGGAACCGGTGCTTGGCTATTGGCTGGCGCAGGCCCATTGGGGCAAGCGCTATATGAGTGAGGCCGTGGCGGCCCTGGTCGACGACACCTTTGTCGATCCCGACGTCACGACGATCCAGTCCGGCGTGTTCGAGGGCAATGAGCGCTCGCTCGCCATCCAGAAGCGGCTCGGTTTCGAGATCGTCGGTCGCTCGATCCAGCATAACCTTGCGCTTGGCCGCGATCTTGCGCATATCGACACAGCCCTGACGCGCGCGCGTCACTACGAGTTGAAAAAATGAAATTTCTCGACGAAGCCAAGGTCTACATCCGCTCCGGCGACGGCGGCGCAGGCTGCGTGTCGTTTCGTCGGGAAAAGTTCATCGAGTTCGGCGGCCCGGATGGCGGCGACGGCGGCCGGGGCGGCGACGTCTGGGCCGAGTGCGTCGATGGTCTCAACACGCTGATCGACTATCGCTACCAGCAGCATTTCAAGGCCAAGGTCGGCGTGCATGGCATGGGCCGCAACCTTGCCGGCGGCAAGGGCGACGACGTCACCCTGAAGCTGCCCGTGGGCACGCAGATCTATGACGAGGATGGCGAAACGCTGATCGCCGACATGACCCATGTCGGCCAGCGCGTGCAGTTGGCCCGGGGCGGCAATGGCGGCTTCGGCAATGCCCATTTCAAGACCTCGACCAACCAGGCGCCCCGTCGCGCCAATCCCGGCCTCGAGGGTCTGGAGCGCTGGATCTGGCTGCGGCTGAAACTGATCGCCGATGCCGGCCTTGTCGGCCTGCCCAATGCCGGCAAGTCGACCTTCCTGGCCGCCGTCACCGCGGCCAAGCCGAAGATCGCCGATTATCCCTTCACCACGCTGCATCCCAATCTCGGCGTCGTGCGCAGCGACGGCCGCGAATTCGTCATGGCCGATATTCCCGGCCTGATCGAAGGCGCGCATGAGGGTGTCGGCCTCGGCGTCCGTTTCCTCGGCCATGTCGAGCGCTGCCGCGTGCTGCTGCATCTCGTCGACGGCACGCAGGAAGATCCGGCCGAAGCCTATCGCATCGTCCGCGCCGAGCTCGACGCCTATGGCGACGTGCTGGCTGAGAAGCTCGAAGTGGTGGCGCTGTCCAAGGCCGACGCCATTCCCGAGGAAGAGCTCGAGAAGCGCAAGAAACAGTTGGCCAAGGCCTGCGGACATACGCCGCTGGTTCTCTCCGCCGCCACCCGTGTCGGCATGGAAGGGGCGCTGCGCGCCATCGGCCGCATCATCGACGAAGGCAAGCTGGAAGACCCGAACATGCATCCGAGCGCCAAGGGCGAACCCTGGCGACCGTGAAGCTCATGAGACCATGCCGGCGGACCTCTGCCCGCCGGCCTTCCTCCTGAGCCTTGCAACAGGGCATCGCCCCATCGGATCGAAGAGCACAGACACCATGAGCCTGATCGTGGAACAGACCGCCGACATCGCGGTGAAGCTCAAGCCGGAGAATTTCCGCCGCATCGTCATCAAGATCGGTTCGGCGCTGCTGGTCGATCGTGCCACCGGCCGTTTGCGCGAGGACTGGCTGGCCGCCCTCGTCGACGACGTGGCGCAGCTCGCCGCCGGCGGCCGCGAGATCCTGCTCGTCTCGTCGGGCGCCATCGCGCTCGGGCGCGGCGTTCTCGGCCTGCCCAAGGGCGCGCTGAAGCTGGAGGAAAGCCAGGCCGCCGCCGCCGTCGGGCAGATCGCGCTGGCGCGGGCCTATTCCGAAATGCTCGGCCGCCATGGCCGCACCGCCGGGCAGATCCTGCTGACGCTGGGCGATACCGAGGAACGGCGGCGCTATCTGAACGCCCGCTCGACCATCGGCACGCTGCTGAGGCTCGGCGCCATTCCCGTCATCAACGAGAACGACACGGTCGCCACCAGCGAGATCCGCTATGGCGACAATGACCGCCTCGCCGCCCGCGTCGCCTCGATGATGGGCGCGGACCTGCTGGTGCTGCTCTCCGATATTGACGGGCTCTATACCGCCCCGCCCCAATCCGATCCCAACGCCACTTTCATTCCCGTGGTCGAGCGCATCACCGCCGAGATCGAGGCGATGGCCGGCGGCGCCGGCTCGGAATTTTCGCGCGGCGGCATGAAGACCAAGGTCGAGGCGGCCAAGATCGCCACCGTGGCCGGCGCCGCCATGCTGATCGCGCTCGGCAAGCCGCAGAACCCGCTGAAGCGGGTTTCGGACGGCGCCAAGGCGACCTGGTTCCTGCCGGAACTGAACCCCGTAACCGCGCGAAAGAAGTGGATCTCGGGCCATCTGGAGACGCGGGGCGTGCTGGTGATCGACGATGGCGCGGTCAAGGCGCTGCGCTCGGGCAAGAGCCTGCTGCCGGCCGGCGTCCGGCGCATCGAGGGCCGGTTCCAGCGCGGCGACGCGATCATCGTGCAGGGGCCGAATGGCGAGGAGATCGCGCGCGGCCTGGTCGCCTATGACGCGGCCGACGCCGAACGCATCGCCGGCCGCAATACCAAGGAAATCGAAACGATTCTCGGCTTTGCCGGCCGGGCTGCCATGGTCCATCGCGACGACATGGCGCTTCGCGGCGAATAGGAAGATCATCATGACCACCTCCCTCCTCCGCGAGACGACGAACGGCAACCAGGCCGAGACGGTCGAAGCCGTGATGCTCGATATCGGCCGCCGCGCCCGCGCCGCCGCCCGGCGCATGGCGCTGGCCTCGACCGAGGCCAAGAACGCGGCGCTGAAGGCCATGGCCGCCGCCATCCGCGCCCGCGCCGACATCATCCTCGAAGCCAATGGCCGCGATGTCGCCGGGATGAAGACGGAAGGCGCCGCGGCATCCTTCCTTGACCGGCTGACGCTGACCCCTTCTCGCATCGAAGGCATCGCGGCCGCGATCGACGAGATCGCCACCCTGCCCGATCCCGTCGGCACCGTGATTTCCGCCTGGGACCGGCCGAACGGCCTGCATCTCGAGCGCGTCCGCACGCCGCTCGGCGTCATCGGCGTCATCTATGAGAGCCGTCCCAATGTGACCGCTGACGCCGGCGCGCTCTGCCTCAAGGCCGGCAATGTCGTGATTTTGCGCGGCGGCTCGGACTCGTTCCATTCCTCCGCCGCCATCCATGCGGCCCTCGTCGAGGGACTGGTCGCGGCCGGCCTGCCCGCCGACGCCATCCAGATCGTGCCGACCCGCGACCGCGCCGCCGTCGGCGCCATGCTGTCCGGCCTCGACGGCGCGATCGACGTGATCGTGCCGCGTGGTGGCAAGAGCCTGGTCGCGCGCGTGCAGGAAGAGGCGCGCGTGCCCGTCTTCGCCCATCTCGAGGCGATCGTGCATGTCTATGTCCACGCCAAGGCCGATCTCGGCATGGCGAAGACGCTGCTGGTCAACGGCAAGATGCGTCGCACCGGCGTCTGCGGGGCGACCGAGACGATGCTGATCGACCGCGCCATCCTGGACACCCATCTGGTGCCGATCCTCGACGCCCTGGTCGCGGCCGGCTGCGCCATCCGGGGCGACGCAGAAGTCTGCGCGCGCTTCCCGGCCGCGACGCCTGCGACCGAGCAGGACTGGTCGACCGAATATCTCGACGCGATCATCTCGGTGAAGGTCGTCGACGGCGTCGACGAAGCGATCGACCATGTCGAGACCTACAGCTCGCACCACACCGACGGCATCATCACCGAGGACGAGGCGGTCGCGGCCCGTTTCCTGGCCGAGGTCGATTCCGCCATCGTCGTGCACAATGCCTCGACCCAGTTCGCCGATGGCGGCGAGTTCGGCTTTGGCGGCGAGATCGGCATTGCCACCGGCCGGATGCATGCGCGCGGACCTGTCGGGCTCGAGCAGCTGACCTCGTTCAAGTACCGCGTCAACGGCACCGGGCAGACGCGGCCGTGAGCCTCGGCGAGGCCGAGATCCAGACCGTGATGGTGGACCCGGCGCTGCGTTCGGCCCTGAAGCTGCCTTTCGCGGCGCCCGGCCAGCGCATCGGCCTGTTCGGCGGCTCGTTCGATCCGCCGCACCAGGGCCACCTGACCGTCAGCCTTATGGCGCTGCGCCGGCTGAAGCTCGACGCCGTCTGGTGGCTGGTGACCCCGGGCAATCCGCTCAAGGACCATGCCCCGGAACAGCTCGGCCGCCGTGTCTCGGCGGCGCGCGCCATGGCGCGCCACCCGAAGATCCACGTCACCGCCATCGAGGCGACGCTGAAGACCCGCTTCACCGCCGACACGCTGGCGATCCTGTCGCGGCGCCTGCCGGGCGTTGAGCTGGTGTGGCTGATGGGCGGCGACAATCTGCGTCAGTTCCATCGCTGGCGCGACTGGCGCCGGATTTCCCGGCTGATGCCGATCGCAGTCTATGACCGGCCGGGCAGCACCTTCACCGCCACCGCCGCCCCGGCCGCGTTCGCGCTGCGCCGACGCCGGCTCCGCGAAATCGACGCGGCCCGGCTGCCGACACGCCGGACTCCGGCCTGGATCTACCTGCACGGGCCCCGAATCGCGCTTTCTTCGACGGAACTGCGCGCCAAACGCAATAAGAGTGCCGCCGCGTCTTGAAAGCGCCACAGCGTCGTGCCTATGTGCTTTTTTGCACGATTTCCATCGCGTGGAGCGCATCCGCTCCTGGCCAGATCGAAGGCCCAGCGCGCCAATGGCGAAAGGACTGACCACTGACGACGGCAATGCAGCCTGAGGACGCCATCCAGCGCGCGCCTCACCGAGTGGCCGTTAGCCGGCAGATTGCGGCGGACGAAGCTCTCAAAGCGATCCTCACCACCCTCGAAGATTCGAAGGCTGAGGATATTGTTTCCATCGATATCGCCGGCAAATCCGCCTTGGCCGACTTCATGGTCGTTGCCACGGGCCGGTCGCAGCGACATGTCAGCTCGATCGCGGAGCATATCAGCCGCGACCTGACTTTGGCCGGCGGACGCGTCGCACGCGTCGAAGGCGTACCCCATTGCGATTGGGTGCTGCTGGATGCGGGCGATGTCATCGTCCACATCTTCCGGCCCGAAGTCCGTTCCTTCTACAATCTCGAAAAGATGTGGTCGGCGGACGAGTCGCTTTCGGCGCCGACCCCTGCCCGGGAACAGCCCGGCAGCTAAGGCCGTTCGATGCGCATAATGATCGCCGCCGTGGGTCGGCTGAAAGCCGGCCCCGACCGCGCGCTCATCGAGCGCTATATCGACAGGGCCTCGCAGGCCGGGCGCAGTCTCGGCCTGACCCTCTCCGTCCGCGAATTTGTCGAGAGCCGCGCCCAGCGGCCCGACGAGCGCATGGCCCAGGAAGCGGCGACGCTGCTTTCCGCCCTCCCCGACGGCGCCATTCTGGTCGCGCTCGACGAGCGCGGCGAGACGCCGTCCAGCCCCGCCTTCGCCAAGCGCGTCGGCGACTGGCGCGACCAGGGCATCCGCGACCTCGTCTTCGCCATTGGCGGTCCCGACGGCCATGGCGACGCCATCCGCAAGCGCGCCGACCTCAAGCTCGCCTTCGGCGCCATGACCTGGCCGCACCAGATCGTCCGCCTGCTGCTGGCCGAGCAGGTCTACCGCTCGATGACGATCCTTTCCGGCCACCCCTATCACCGCGAATAGGCCGCCCTATATCGCCTGGGGCCCGTCGCGCTTCGGCCGCAATCCGCGGTTACGCTCGGGTAGTTGGAGGTTGACGAGGTGTTAACACTTCGCTGCCAAATCTCGTCGCTGTTAACTCAGCTTTAGCCGTCGGGCGCCTGCACTTGGTTCGCATTCGGGTCTCTTCGCTGCCTCGACAGATGGGTCCCGTCATCAGTCGGGCTGCCCTTGTCGCGGCGCTGGCCGCCGGCACCGCCCTGCCTTCGCATGCCGTCGATTCGCCCCAGCCCACGGCCCAGGCCCAGCCGGCACCGCAGGGTGGGATCAGCGAAACCGAGCAGCAGCGCGCCGCCCGCCGCGCCGAACTCGACGCCATTACTCACGATATCGAGGTCACCGCCGAGCGCCAGGCGGCGCTGCGCTCCGAAATGGACCAGCTCGACCAGGACCGCATGACGCTGAACAAGTCCCTGATCGAAACCGGCGAACGGGCCCGCGGCCTCGAGCGCCAGATCGACGAGGCCGAACAGCGCATGGGCGGCCTGCTCGACGAGGAGAAGACCGTCCACGCCTCGCTGAGCGCCCGCCGCGGCGTGCTCGCCAACGTGCTGGGCGCGCTGCAGCGCATGGGCCGCAAGCCGCCGCCGGCGATCGTCGTCCGCCCCGAGGACGCGCTCGCCTCGGTCCGCAGCGCCATGCTGCTCGGCTCCGTCGTGCCGGAACTGCGCGTCGAGGCCGAGGCGCTGGCGACCGACCTGCAGCACCTCGTAGCGCTCAAATCGGAACAGTCACGCGAACGTGACCGGATGCGCGCCGACGCCAGCGCGCTCGCCGAAGAGCGCACCCGCATCGAATATCTGG
Coding sequences:
- a CDS encoding 50S ribosomal protein L21 gives rise to the protein MFAVIKTGGKQYSVAANDELEVELLEGAPGDMVTFGEILLVGGEAGVTIGAPFVEGASVSAEIIDQMRTRKILVFKKRRRQNSKRSRGHRQHLTIVRITEILTNGAKASGKKAPKAKVAKAAAPATDTAPAALVSGGLDSSNLSLISGIGPTIEKKLRAAGITSWEQIAAWTDADIAKYDEELALRGRVVREEWVQQASELLAGKPPRAKIDQAELKSGEDR
- the rpmA gene encoding 50S ribosomal protein L27, which produces MAHKKAGGSSRNGRDSAGRRLGVKKFGGEAVISGNIILRQRGTQWHPGTGVGLGKDHTIFATEEGFVSFRRKANGRTYVSVVAPAALEAAE
- a CDS encoding GNAT family N-acetyltransferase, encoding MRDQDSEDTLDDEERTVLTARLALRRPRTEDAAVLAAAIDNPRVAMNLVSVPHPYRRADAEAWIQQGRNSAFGHAHIAVSQGDGSLLGASFHRPSATRPDGHDLSFWVAERFWGQGFGTEIAHATIDHAFGAGGVERLWCAVRVTNGPARRVAEKCGFQFRDTGMVRSLSARGSVPVEHFVLERRVWQSLKAWGRPTHGDGAATFLWPRPLQEEGER
- a CDS encoding GNAT family N-acetyltransferase; protein product: MMTIRAMLPEKTIQTANLLLRPLRPGDAAAIVAGLDDFEVTRWLARVPYPYTHDEAERFLAWERSQRPVSAEQVYAIDRDGMIGLISLRDAGPEPVLGYWLAQAHWGKRYMSEAVAALVDDTFVDPDVTTIQSGVFEGNERSLAIQKRLGFEIVGRSIQHNLALGRDLAHIDTALTRARHYELKK
- the obgE gene encoding GTPase ObgE, translating into MKFLDEAKVYIRSGDGGAGCVSFRREKFIEFGGPDGGDGGRGGDVWAECVDGLNTLIDYRYQQHFKAKVGVHGMGRNLAGGKGDDVTLKLPVGTQIYDEDGETLIADMTHVGQRVQLARGGNGGFGNAHFKTSTNQAPRRANPGLEGLERWIWLRLKLIADAGLVGLPNAGKSTFLAAVTAAKPKIADYPFTTLHPNLGVVRSDGREFVMADIPGLIEGAHEGVGLGVRFLGHVERCRVLLHLVDGTQEDPAEAYRIVRAELDAYGDVLAEKLEVVALSKADAIPEEELEKRKKQLAKACGHTPLVLSAATRVGMEGALRAIGRIIDEGKLEDPNMHPSAKGEPWRP
- the proB gene encoding glutamate 5-kinase, whose translation is MSLIVEQTADIAVKLKPENFRRIVIKIGSALLVDRATGRLREDWLAALVDDVAQLAAGGREILLVSSGAIALGRGVLGLPKGALKLEESQAAAAVGQIALARAYSEMLGRHGRTAGQILLTLGDTEERRRYLNARSTIGTLLRLGAIPVINENDTVATSEIRYGDNDRLAARVASMMGADLLVLLSDIDGLYTAPPQSDPNATFIPVVERITAEIEAMAGGAGSEFSRGGMKTKVEAAKIATVAGAAMLIALGKPQNPLKRVSDGAKATWFLPELNPVTARKKWISGHLETRGVLVIDDGAVKALRSGKSLLPAGVRRIEGRFQRGDAIIVQGPNGEEIARGLVAYDAADAERIAGRNTKEIETILGFAGRAAMVHRDDMALRGE
- a CDS encoding glutamate-5-semialdehyde dehydrogenase, which encodes MTTSLLRETTNGNQAETVEAVMLDIGRRARAAARRMALASTEAKNAALKAMAAAIRARADIILEANGRDVAGMKTEGAAASFLDRLTLTPSRIEGIAAAIDEIATLPDPVGTVISAWDRPNGLHLERVRTPLGVIGVIYESRPNVTADAGALCLKAGNVVILRGGSDSFHSSAAIHAALVEGLVAAGLPADAIQIVPTRDRAAVGAMLSGLDGAIDVIVPRGGKSLVARVQEEARVPVFAHLEAIVHVYVHAKADLGMAKTLLVNGKMRRTGVCGATETMLIDRAILDTHLVPILDALVAAGCAIRGDAEVCARFPAATPATEQDWSTEYLDAIISVKVVDGVDEAIDHVETYSSHHTDGIITEDEAVAARFLAEVDSAIVVHNASTQFADGGEFGFGGEIGIATGRMHARGPVGLEQLTSFKYRVNGTGQTRP
- a CDS encoding nicotinate-nucleotide adenylyltransferase, with amino-acid sequence MVDPALRSALKLPFAAPGQRIGLFGGSFDPPHQGHLTVSLMALRRLKLDAVWWLVTPGNPLKDHAPEQLGRRVSAARAMARHPKIHVTAIEATLKTRFTADTLAILSRRLPGVELVWLMGGDNLRQFHRWRDWRRISRLMPIAVYDRPGSTFTATAAPAAFALRRRRLREIDAARLPTRRTPAWIYLHGPRIALSSTELRAKRNKSAAAS
- the rsfS gene encoding ribosome silencing factor, yielding MQPEDAIQRAPHRVAVSRQIAADEALKAILTTLEDSKAEDIVSIDIAGKSALADFMVVATGRSQRHVSSIAEHISRDLTLAGGRVARVEGVPHCDWVLLDAGDVIVHIFRPEVRSFYNLEKMWSADESLSAPTPAREQPGS
- the rlmH gene encoding 23S rRNA (pseudouridine(1915)-N(3))-methyltransferase RlmH, producing the protein MRIMIAAVGRLKAGPDRALIERYIDRASQAGRSLGLTLSVREFVESRAQRPDERMAQEAATLLSALPDGAILVALDERGETPSSPAFAKRVGDWRDQGIRDLVFAIGGPDGHGDAIRKRADLKLAFGAMTWPHQIVRLLLAEQVYRSMTILSGHPYHRE